From the Oryza glaberrima chromosome 5, OglaRS2, whole genome shotgun sequence genome, one window contains:
- the LOC127772640 gene encoding uncharacterized protein LOC127772640, which translates to MAPTAAAAAVVAALSDDLLREVFLLLPTAADLVRASLACKPFLRAARNAGFLRRFRRRHGPLLLGCLLHHADLPAPVFVPSSPAAAAAAARADGDFSLSFLPHGGWLGGGGGAPWRFLDCRNGRVLLKNRGTQELAVADPLAWSCVSLPPPPAARAVGYGLVADDGDSSVFRVFCIAQDSGGDGGVSSETRAMVLSPGELSWADVAVHPHRLNLAAASRAMQANGSLYWTLEGGASVVALNTATNEFSVLELPPPLRQLSFDVVEKGEDEDGGGGGGPLYLLTMRGFCVEVWAGAEDGGAGELTWARVEKSVRFHKAMAMLQHDSVEMYHHGLDVVGVVAGVLFLRHWNCLLSIDLETMKLRKLSDEDCSSASIYPYAMPWPPSFLNPAEHGA; encoded by the coding sequence ATGgctccgaccgccgccgccgccgccgtcgtcgccgcgctgTCCGACGACCTCCTCCGGGAGGTCTTTCTCctgctccccaccgccgccgacctcgtccgcgcctccctcgcctgCAAGcccttcctccgcgccgcccgcaacgccggcttcctccgccgcttccgccgccgccacggcccgCTCCTCCTCGGCTGCCTCCTCCACCACGCCGACCTGCCCGCCCCGGTGTtcgtcccctcctcccccgccgccgccgccgccgctgctaggGCTGATGGCgacttctccctctccttcctcccccaCGGCGGTtggttgggcggcggcggcggcgcgccgtggcGGTTCTTGGATTGCCGTAACGGCCGCGTCCTACTCAAGAATCGGGGAACGcaggagctcgccgtcgccgacccgTTGGCCTGGAGCTGCGtctccctcccgccgccccccgccgcgcgcgccgtcgggtacggcctcgtcgccgacgacggcgactcTTCGGTGTTCCGGGTGTTCTGCATTGCGCaagacagcggcggcgacggcggcgtctccTCCGAGACGCGCGCCATGGTCCTCTCACCCGGCGAGCTTTCCTGGGCCGACGTCGCCGTTCACCCCCACCgcctcaacctcgccgccgcctcccgggcGATGCAGGCGAACGGGTCGCTGTACTGGACGCTCGAGGGCGGCGCGAGCGTGGTGGCGCTCAACACGGCGACGAACGAGTTCTCCGTCCTCGAGCTCCCGCCTCCACTGAGGCAGCTCAGCTTCGACGTCGTCGAGAAGGGggaggacgaggacggcggtggcggcggcgggccgctCTACCTGCTCACCATGCGCGGCTTCTGCGTCGAGGTGTgggccggcgcggaggacggcggcgccggcgagctgacGTGGGCGCGGGTGGAGAAGTCGGTGAGGTTCCACAAGGCGATGGCGATGCTGCAGCATGATTCGGTGGAGATGTACCACCATGGATTGGATGTCGTCGGCGTCGTTGCCGGCGTCCTGTTCTTGCGTCACTGGAATTGCCTGCTCTCCATTGATCTGGAAACCATGAAGCTGAGGAAGTTGTCCGATGAAGATTGCTCGTCGGCGTCGATTTACCCGTATGCGATGCCTTGGCCGCCATCGTTCTTGAATCCTGCTGAACATGGTGCTTGA
- the LOC127772639 gene encoding pentatricopeptide repeat-containing protein At3g05340-like: protein MRDASSGLLNYARFSGLLASCGREGDLRLGAALHAAVVKNPAHFRLCASRPWLRHVLVAWNALVSMYARCGRREDAARVFDEMRVRDAVSWNSLIAASRGAGDALALFRRMLRSDARACDRATFTTVLSACARAGAASLPACAMVHGLVVSCGFEVEVPVGNALVTAYFECGSPASAERVFHGMAEKNVITWTAMISGMARAELYKESFSLFGQMIRTVDANNATYSCALLACARSLAAREGQQVHGLAVKAGFEADLHVESGLMDVYSKCGLMEDALTVFRSCREPDEVFLTVILVGFAQNGLEEKAFELFAEMVGAGNEIDENTVSAVLGAFGASAPFALGKQIHALVIKRCFGVNTYVCNGLVNMYSKCGELRESVQVFDEMPSKNSVSWNSIIAAFARHGHGSEVYQLFESMKADGAKPTDVTFLSLLHACSHVGSAKKGLEILNSMSSQYEVLPRMEHYACVVDMLGRAGLLDDAKSFIEDGPFTDSALLWQALMGACSFHGNSEVGKHAAEKLLLLDPSCTAAYVLLSNIYSSEGRWDDRAKVMKRMSEMGLRKDTGKSWIELEKEVHSFVVRSTSHPNSAAAVRCV from the coding sequence ATGAGAGATGCGTCCTCCGGGCTCCTCAACTACGCCCGCTTCAGCGGCCTCCTCGCCAGCTGCGGTCGCGAGGGAGacctccgcctcggcgccgccctccacgccgccgtcgtcaagaACCCCGCCCACTTCCGCCTCTGCGCGAGCCGGCCCTGGCTCCGCCACGTCCTCGTCGCCTGGAACGCGCTCGTCTCCATGTACGCCAGGTGCGGCCGCCGCGAGGACGCCGCcagggtgttcgacgaaatgcgcgTCCGCGACGCCGTCTCCTGGAACTCGCtcatcgccgcctcccgcggcgccggcgacgcgctcgCGCTGTTCAGGCGGATGCTGCGGTCGGACGCGCGCGCCTGCGACCGCGCCACGTTCACGACGGTCCTgtcggcgtgcgcgcgcgcgggcgcggcgtcgCTCCCAGCGTGCGCCATGGTGCACGGGCTGGTGGTTTCGTGCGGCTTCGAGGTGGAGGTGCCTGTCGGGAACGCGCTGGTGACGGCCTACTTCGAGTGCGGGTCTCCAGCCTCGGCAGAGAGGGTGTTCCATGGAATGGCAGAGAAGAACGTCATCACGTGGACAGCGATGATCTCTGGGATGGCCAGGGCAGAGCTGTACAAGGAGAGCTTCAGTCTTTTTGGGCAGATGATCCGCACGGTGGATGCCAACAACGCGACGTACTCGTGCGCCCTGCTAGCTTGCGCCAGATCTTTAGCAGCAAGGGAAGGTCAGCAGGTTCATGGGCTTGCTGTGAAGGCTGGATTCGAGGCTGATCTCCATGTCGAAAGCGGCCTCATGGATGTCTATTCCAAATGCGGTTTGATGGAGGATGCTCTGACCGTCTTTCGCTCTTGTCGAGAACCTGATGAAGTTTTTCTGACAGTGATCCTGGTTGGATTTGCTCAGAATGGGCTGGAAGAGAAAGCATTCGAATTGTTCGCCGAGATGGTGGGTGCAGGAAATGAGATTGATGAAAACACTGTTTCTGCAGTTCTGGGGGCATTCGGTGCTTCTGCGCCATTTGCTCTTGGGAAGCAAATCCATGCATTGGTCATCAAGAGGTGTTTTGGAGTGAATACCTATGTCTGCAATGGTTTGGTCAATATGTATTCAAAATGCGGTGAATTGAGAGAGTCTGTCcaggtgtttgatgaaatgcccAGTAAGAACTCAGTTTCATGGAACTCCATCATTGCAGCCTTCGCCAGACATGGACATGGTTCAGAGGTCTATCAGTTGTTTGAATCCATGAAAGCTGACGGTGCCAAGCCCACCGATGTCACATTCTTGTCGCTGCTTCATGCTTGTAGTCATGTTGGGTCAGCTAAGAAGGGACTGGAGATCTTGAATTCTATGTCATCACAGTATGAAGTTCTTCCAAGGATGGAGCATTACGCATGTGTGGTCGACATGCTTGGGCGAGCTGGCTTGTTAGACGACGCAAAATCGTTTATAGAAGATGGACCTTTCACGGACAGTGCTCTTCTTTGGCAGGCTTTAATGGGAGCTTGTAGCTTCCATGGCAACTCCGAAGTTGGGAAGCATGCAGCAGAGAAGTTGCTCCTCCTGGACCCTAGTTGTACGGCTGCTTATGTGTTGCTGTCAAACATCTACTCATCCGAGGGAAGATGGGATGATCGAGCCAAGGTGATGAAGAGGATGAGCGAAATGGGCTTGAGGAAGGACACTGGCAAGAGCTGGATCGAACTCGAGAAGGAGGTTCACTCTTTCGTTGTCAGATCAACATCTCATCCTAATTCAGCTGCTGCTGTTCGTTGTGTATGA
- the LOC127772990 gene encoding uncharacterized protein LOC127772990 has translation MAPVAAEEDDVPRLQEPLRTVRGRGNEQDSKGRSHCSRSPPASPSSERAQGMKRRRKMTEADHSCEDGEEKVPEKMNEGEEEEEEVSSALSSPLHMPLLPFKFSGYDSDGQEILEPPDMDIVDAYQQRREEFQEKRARQLSLPTLNSSKSLCLSDPKLLDIHEPAKKAVLGAAKFILGLSSSIGGKPLARCSGFLVDWDETRKKGIVMTTSDIICSKSSLDCWSGEDEFCPNAEVYVHLLDDTTVEARLIYSQTHYNLALFEIALETPSELPTFSSRVDRAQHIFMLGRDENLYLRISHGRVLYSNPYLCDRHHYMYVSSAIPEFGLGGLVIDLKGKVVGMTGLIHAFIPSSVILKCLKLWHKFRCIPRPQLGVKLWAIKFLDLPHIEMILRKTHICDGLIVKEVSEGSILEKLGVRIGDIIECLNGERIYDTIQLEELLLELCEGHFDNGNGLNSTLEMAVILFHIRKGAQSIKKLTANVLENGEVVKRGVFFVAGPTCEEIPNLAPLGEGALREEGWAGDSHIPTADGASTSVPLDQVGPDSREEISTQEPLATTGDPQIPTAEETSTSRPLDQVEPGFLQERTG, from the exons ATGGCACCTGTTGCTGCGGAAGAGGACGATGTGCCAAGGTTGCAGGAGCCCCTGAGGACTGTGCGTGGCCGTGGTAATGAGCAAGACAGCAAGGGGCGCTCACATTGCTCCCGATCTCCACCTGCTTCACCATCATCTGAGCGAGCTCAAGggatgaagaggaggagaaaaatgaCCGAGGCCGATCATAGTTGTGAGGATGGTGAGGAAAAGGTGCCAGAGAAGATGaatgaaggggaggaggaggaggaggaggtatcTTCTGCACTGAGCTCTCCACTCCACATGCCCTTATTACCTTTCAAATTCAGTGGGTATGATTCTGATGGTCAAGAGATCCTTGAGCCACCTGACATGGACATTGTTGATGCTTACCAGCAGAGACGTGAGGAATTCCAAGAAAAAAGAG CTCGTCAGCTGAGCCTGCCCACACTTAACTCAAGTAAATCTTTGTGTCTTTCGGACCCAAAGTTGTTGGACATCCATGAACCTGCAAAGAAAGCAGTCCTTGGTGCTGCAAAATTCATTTTAGGACTTTCGTCATCCATTG GAGGAAAACCATTAGCTCGCTGCTCGGGGTTTCTAGTTGATTGGGATGAAACAAGGAAAAAGGGAATTGTAATGACAACCTCTGATATTATTTGCTCAAAGTCAAGCTTAGATTGTTGGTCTGGTGAAGATGAGTTTTGTCCTAATGCTGAG GTCTATGTCCACTTACTAGATGACACCACAGTGGAGGCCCGCTTGATATACTCTCAAACACATTATAATCTGGCTTTATTTGAGATTGCTCTGGAGACACCTAGCGAGTTACCTACTTTTAGTTCTAGAGTTGACCGTGCTCAACATATTTTCATGCTTGGAAGAGATGAAAATTTGTATCTGCGTATAAGTCATGGCAGAGTGTTGTACTCTAATCCATACTTATGTGATCGTCATCACTATATGTACGTTAGCAGTGCAATCCCCGAG TTTGGCTTGGGAGGATTAGTGATTGACCTTAAGGGGAAGGTGGTGGGAATGACTGGTCTTATACATGCTTTTATACCTTCATCGGTGATACTCAAGTGTTTGAAGCTATGGCATAAGTTCCG GTGCATCCCTCGCCCTCAACTTGGAGTTAAGCTTTGGGCCATTAAGTTTCTAGACCTTCCCCATATCGAGATGATATTGCGCAAGACTCATATTTGTGATGGCCTAATTGTTAAAGAG GTATCAGAAGGGTCCATCCTTGAGAAACTGGGAGTCAGAATAGGTGACATTATTGAATGTCTCAATGGAGAAAGGATTTATGATACAATTCAG TTGGAAGAGTTGCTCTTAGAATTGTGTGAAGGTCATTTTGATAACGGAAATGGCCTCAATTCCACACTGGAAATGGCG GTTATCTTATTTCACATACGCAAAGGTGCTCAAAGcataaaaaagttaacagcaAATGTCTTAGAAAATGGGGAAGTAGTTAAAAGAG GCGTTTTCTTTGTTGCTGGCCCTACCTGTGAAGAGATTCCTAATCTAGCCCCGCTTGGGGAAGGTGCACTAAGAGAAGAGGGCTGGGCAG GTGATTCTCACATCCCTACTGCAGATGGAGCATCAACCTCAGTACCACTTGATCAAGTAGGTCCTG ATTCTCGGGAAGAGATTTCTACCCAGGAGCCACTAGCAACGACAG GCGATCCTCAAATCCCTACCGCCGAAGAAACATCAACCTCAAGGCCACTTGACCAAGTAGAGCCTG GTTTCTTGCAGGAAAGAACAGGTTGA
- the LOC127772931 gene encoding uncharacterized protein LOC127772931, with the protein MGLKCADGQACHITTSLGPNTPFLGPISGYRVATPRPGGQIASWEEAAAAAAAAMSAGVGGLRQLLAAAVTTGVAEARAAIFGHALNPTGKRAATKLLRKKMVGEQLAQWYPYDIKRDDPLVMAREEKARLSKLEMLKRRGKGPPKKGQGRRAVKRSK; encoded by the exons ATGGGCCTGAAATGCGCCGATGGTCAGGCCTGCCACATCACCACTTCACTGGGCCCTAATACTCCTTTTCTAGGGCCCATCTCAGGATACCGAGTTGCTACCCCCCGACCCGGCGGCCAGATCGCGAGCtgggaagaggcggcggcggcggcggcggcggcgatgagcgcGGGGGTGGGCGGGCTGCGGCAGCtgctagcggcggcggtgacgacgggggtggcggaggcgcgggcggcgatcTTCGGGCACGCGCTGAACCCGACGGGGAAGCGCGCGGCGACGAAGCTGCTGCGGAAGAAGATGGTCGGCGAGCAGCTCGCGCAGTGGTACCCCTACGACATCAAGCGCGACGACCCGCTCGTCATGGCGCGCGAGGAGAAGGC GCGTTTGTCAAAGCTGGAAATGCTTAAGCGTCGCGGGAAGGGTCCTCCAAAGAAGGGCCAGGGAAGGCGTGCGGTCAAGAGAAGCAAATAG